A stretch of the Ostrea edulis chromosome 9, xbOstEdul1.1, whole genome shotgun sequence genome encodes the following:
- the LOC130050232 gene encoding uncharacterized protein LOC130050232 encodes MTAVSARIWDFDDGFDDVFDDDGTGYMGGYSPTLTLGPLTTGYTVGMGSGVASAGSYRGHGTHKAVYIPYAVPTPVPPILSLELALGNTQAQNNDLFSGNGTGILKYQH; translated from the exons ATGACCGCCGTCAGCGCCCGGATTTGGGACTTTGACGATGGTTTCGATGATGTTTTCGACGATGACGGTACAGGGTATATGGGTGGATATTCCCCAACTTTGACATTAGGTCCACTCACCACTGGCTACACGGTGGGTATGGGATCTGGTGTTGCATCTGCAGGTTCTTACAGAGGGCATGGAACTCACAAGGCTGTGTACATTCCTTATGCTGTTCCCACCCCCGTTCCTCCCATTCTCTCCCTGGAGCTGGCTCTTGGCAATACCCAGGCTCAAAATAACGATCTGTTCAGTGGAAACGGAACTGGCATTTTGA AATACCAACACTAG
- the LOC125658929 gene encoding uncharacterized protein LOC125658929, translating to MDLSRIIFVTISVQFGIIACSGTGNDVLPWKVIIGTHERMIQRLEKIIDKQGKRITELENNCVCHLSKVSDDVHLSQVPAMNESMTSGGLKSHHRELETNTKGYQIRNNSDSENQRFQRLLIGTPTVTTFDTIAFYAYLGTHDMTPAANKVIVFETVLVNTIGNAYNNYSGVFTIPESGIYVFTWTIECDGNGSIFTNILRNSNVFGSIASDSHNESEYRMSTGVALNFANKGDVVFIRVHTVHNSHIHSSDFARSSFSGWKLK from the exons ATGGATTTATCACGTATCATTTTTGTTACAATTTCTGTGCAGTTTGGAATAATTGCATGTAGTGGTACAGGTAACGATGTTTTGCCGTGGAAAGTCATTATTGGCACCCACGAGAGGATGATCCAACGTCTGGAAAAAATAATAGACAAACAGGGCAAGAGAATTACTGAACTTGAGAATAACTGTGTTTGCCACTTATCTAAGGTTTCGGATGACGTACATTTGTCTCAAGTACCGGCGATGAATGAATCAATGACCTCAGGTGGTTTAAAGAGTCATCACCGTGAATTGGAGACCAATACGAAAGGATACCAAATCAGAAACAACTCTGATTCCGAAAATCAGCGGTTTCAAAGGCTACTCATTG gaaCGCCTACAGTAACAACATTTGACACCATAGCCTTTTATGCCTATCTTGGAACTCACGACATGACCCCGGCAGCTAACAAGGTCATCGTCTTTGAAACCGTACTAGTGAACACTATCGGCAATGCTTACAACAACTACAGCGGAGTCTTCACAATTCCTGAATCGGGCATATACGTTTTTACGTGGACAATTGAATGCGATGGTAATGGATCAATTTTTACCAATATTTTGCGCAATTCCAATGTTTTCGGTTCTATCGCATCCGACAGTCATAATGAATCTGAATACCGAATGTCTACGGGTGTGGCGTTAAATTTTGCTAATAAAGGAGATGTTGTGTTCATACGAGTCCACACTGTTCACAATTCCCATATCCACAGCTCTGACTTCGCTCGGTCTTCATTCAGTGGCTGGAAATTAAAATAA